Below is a window of Caballeronia insecticola DNA.
CCGCGCGCTCGTTTGCATCGGGCTTGGCCGTGCCGATATCCATCTCGCGATAGACGAGCGCCGAATCCACGCTGACGATCTCGACCGGATGCCGCGCCGCGAACGCAAGCGCGGCCGCGGTCTTGCCAGACGCCGTGGGCCCGAGCAGGCACGCTACGGGCAAAGCCGCGCCGCTCATTGTCCGCGCATGAAAAGGCGGTCGAGATCGGCGAGCGTCAGCTGGAACCACGTCGGCCGGCCGTGATTGCACTGATCGGCGCGCTCCGTCGCTTCCATCTGGCGCAGGAGCGCGTTCATTTCGTCGAGCGTGAGACGCCGGTTCGCGCGCACCGCGTTATGACACGCGAGCGTGCCGAGCAATTCGTGCTGTCGTTCGGTGAGCACGCGCGAGCCGCCGTAAGCGTGCAGATCGGCGAGCACGGCGCGCGCGAGCGACTGCAGATCGGCGTCTTTCAGCAGCGCGGGCACGGCGCGAATCGCGATCGACGTCGGCGAGAGCACCGCGAGATCGAAGCCGAGCGCATCGAGCGTCGCGCGCTCTTCCTCGACGATACCAATCTCCACCGGCTCGGCTGTCATCGACACGGGAATCAGCAGCGGCTGCACCGCGATCGCGCGATCGGCGAGGGCGTGCTTGAACTGCTCGTAGAGGATGCGCTCGTGCGCGGCGTGCATGTCGACGAGCACGAGTCCGCGCGCGTTCTGCGCGAGCACGTAGATGCCGTGAATCTGCCCGACGGCGAAACCGAGCGGTTGATCGTCGGCGTGATCGCGTGACGCGGCCGCGCTGTCGCTCGCCCAGAATGGCGCGGCGGGCGCCTGTTCGGGCGTCGAATATGTCGAATAAGTCGAATAAGTCGGATCAGGCGTGTCGATGGTCGTCGTCGCGCCCGGCGTGCCCGCGCCGTTGTCCTTGCGGCCGAACAGCGCGTCGTAGAGCGCGAGCGGCTGCGCCACCGGCAGCGTGCCCTGCGTCATGCGCGACTGCCGCAGCCAGTTCGTGCCGCTTTCGCTTTTCAGATGCAGCGCGTCCGGCGCGCTGACGAATGCGCCGGTGAGCGGCTTCGCGCTGAACGACGCCGGGCCGGTCGGCTGAAGTTGCGCGGCATGGCCGCCCGAGGTCGTCTCCGGCGACGCGCCCGCGTGCCGCGCGAGCGCCCGCTGCACGGCATGAAACACGTACTGATGAATCGAGCGCGAATCGCGGAAGCGCACTTCGATCTTCGACGGATGCACGTTCACATCGACGGATTCGGGCGGCAGATCGAGAAACAGCACGTACGCCGGATAGCGGTTGCCGTGCAGCACGTCTTCATACGCGGCGCGCACGGCGTGCGTGAGCAGCTTGTCGCGCACGAAGCGGCCGTTCACGAAGAAATACTGCTGGTCGGCGCGGCCTCGGCTCGCGGTCGGCAGACCCGCGCAGCCATACACGGCGAGCGGCCCGGCGCGTTCGTCGAGCGGCAGATGCGCCGTCTCGAATACTTCGCCGAGAATTTTCGCGACGCGCGTTTGCGGATCGCTGGCGTTCCAGTGCTCGACGGCCTTGCCGTTGTGCATCACCGAAATCGCGACGTCCGGCCGCGCGAGCGCCATGCGCCGGATCACTTCGAGGCAATGCCCGAGTTCGGTCTGCTCGCTCTTCAGGAATTTGCGGCGCGCGGGTGTGTTGAAATACAGTTCGCGCACTTC
It encodes the following:
- the mutL gene encoding DNA mismatch repair endonuclease MutL, with translation MADLNEFSADASTLDDARRSRAIAPLPDQLISQIAAGEVVERPASVVKELLENALDAGASTLRITLDEGGVKRIVVADDGCGIPPAELPLALLRHATSKIRSLADLEAVATLGFRGEAIASIASVAELFITSRTQSCPHATRIDAQTGAISPAAGTVGTTMEVRELYFNTPARRKFLKSEQTELGHCLEVIRRMALARPDVAISVMHNGKAVEHWNASDPQTRVAKILGEVFETAHLPLDERAGPLAVYGCAGLPTASRGRADQQYFFVNGRFVRDKLLTHAVRAAYEDVLHGNRYPAYVLFLDLPPESVDVNVHPSKIEVRFRDSRSIHQYVFHAVQRALARHAGASPETTSGGHAAQLQPTGPASFSAKPLTGAFVSAPDALHLKSESGTNWLRQSRMTQGTLPVAQPLALYDALFGRKDNGAGTPGATTTIDTPDPTYSTYSTYSTPEQAPAAPFWASDSAAASRDHADDQPLGFAVGQIHGIYVLAQNARGLVLVDMHAAHERILYEQFKHALADRAIAVQPLLIPVSMTAEPVEIGIVEEERATLDALGFDLAVLSPTSIAIRAVPALLKDADLQSLARAVLADLHAYGGSRVLTERQHELLGTLACHNAVRANRRLTLDEMNALLRQMEATERADQCNHGRPTWFQLTLADLDRLFMRGQ